One genomic window of Solanum stenotomum isolate F172 chromosome 9, ASM1918654v1, whole genome shotgun sequence includes the following:
- the LOC125875942 gene encoding ATPase 8, plasma membrane-type-like isoform X1, which translates to MASNLSLEDIKNEQIDLENIPVEEVFQQLKCSKEGLSSAEGQKRVEIFGPNKLEEKKDNKLLKFLGFMWNPLSWVMECAAIMAIVLANGGGKPPDWPDFVGITVLLIINSTISFIEENSAGNAASALMANLAPKTKILRDGKWSEEEASILVPGDIISIKLGDIVPADARLLEGDPLKVDQAALTGESLPATKFPGAEVFSGSTVKQGEIEAVVIATGVHTFFGKAAHLVDSTNNVGHFQKVLTAIGNFCICSIAVGMVIEIIVMYPIQKRNYRDGIDNLLVLLIGGIPIAMPTVLSVTMAIGSHRLAQQGAITKRMTAIEEMAGMDVLCSDKTGTLTLNKLTVDKNLIEVFLKDADKDTVMLLGARASRIENQDAIDTCIVNMLGDPKEARAGIQEVHFLPFNPVEKRTAITYIDDKGNWHRASKGAPEQIIELCELKGDIKKKALEIIDDYANRGLRSLGLARQTVPEKSKESEGSPWEFVGLLPLFDPPRHDSAETIRKALELGVAVKMITGDQLAIGKETARRLGMGTNMYPSSALLGEHKDAAIASIPVDELIEKADGFAGVFPEHKYEIVKKLQDMKHICGMTGDGVNDAPALKKADIGIAVDDATDAARSASDIVLTEPGLSVIVSAVLTSRAIFQRMKNYTIYAVSITIRVVMGFMLIALIWKFDFSPFMVLIIAILNDGTIMTISKDRVVPSPLPDSWKLNEIFATGVVLGTYQAIMTVVFFYLAADTDFFTENFHVRSIRNSPNELTAALYLQVSIISQALIFVTRSRSWSFVERPGLMLVGAFFAAQLVATVLAVYADWEFARIKGVGWGWAAVIWVYTIITYLPQDVLKFIIRFGLSGRAWDTMIQNKTAFTTKKDYGRGEREAQWALAQRTLHGLQTPEAASLFNDKNYRELSEIAEQAKRRAEVARLRELHTLKGHVESVVKLKGLDIETIQQHYTV; encoded by the exons ATGGCGTCTAATTTATCTTTGGAAGATATCAAGAATGAGCAAATTGACCTT GAAAACATTCCAGTGGAGGAAGTGTTCCAGCAGCTAAAATGTAGCAAAGAGGGCTTGTCATCTGCTGAGGGCCAAAAAAGGGTTGAAATTTTTGGCCCCAACAAACTTGAAGAGAAaaaa GATAACAAGCTTCTCAAGTTCTTGGGGTTCATGTGGAATCCTCTCTCATGGGTTATGGAGTGTGCTGCTATCATGGCTATTGTGTTGGCCAATGGAGGA GGCAAGCCACCAGATTGGCCAGATTTCGTTGGTATCACAGTATTGCTCATTATAAACTCTACCATCAGTTTTATTGAAGAAAACAGTGCAGGAAATGCTGCATCTGCCCTTATGGCTAATCTTGCTCCCAAAACTAAG ATTTTGAGAGATGGAAAATGGTCAGAAGAGGAGGCCTCAATCTTGGTTCCAGGTGATATAATTAGCATTAAGTTGGGAGATATCGTCCCAGCTGATGCTCGTCTTCTCGAGGGTGATCCTTTAAAGGTTGATCAGGCTGCACTCACCGGTGAGTCATTGCCCGCGACAAAGTTCCCTGGCGCTGAGGTTTTCTCTGGTTCCACTGTCAAGCAAGGCGAAATTGAGGCAGTTGTCATTGCCACTGGTGTTCACACTTTCTTTGGAAAGGCTGCTCATCTTGTAGACAGCACAAACAATGTTGGCCATTTCCAGAAG GTGTTGACTGCCATTGGAAACTTCTGTATCTGCTCTATTGCTGTGGGAATGGTGATTGAGATAATAGTGATGTACCCAATTCAGAAGCGTAACTACAGAGATGGAATCGACAACTTGCTTGTGTTGCTCATCGGAGGTATCCCAATTGCCATGCCAACAGTCTTATCTGTGACCATGGCTATTGGATCTCATAGGCTTGCACAACAAGGTGCCATAACTAAGAGGATGACTGCTATTGAGGAAATGGCTGGTATGGATGTTCTTTGCAGTGACAAAACCGGTACCCTCACCCTCAACAAGCTCACTGTTGACAAAAACTTAATTGAG GTTTTCCTTAAAGATGCAGACAAGGATACCGTTATGTTGCTTGGTGCTAGGGCTTCCAGGATCGAAAACCAGGATGCTATTGATACTTGTATCGTTAACATGTTGGGTGATCCTAAGGAG GCAAGAGCAGGCATCCAAGAGGTTCACTTCTTGCCTTTCAATCCAGTTGAAAAACGTACAGCCATAACCTATATCGATGACAAAGGAAACTGGCACAGGGCTAGCAAAGGAGCTCCCGAGCAA ATTATTGAACTTTGTGAGCTCAAGGGAGATATCAAGAAGAAGGCCTTAGAAATCATTGACGACTATGCCAACCGTGGCCTTCGCTCTTTGGGTTTGGCAAGACAG ACTGTACCTGAGAAGAGCAAGGAAAGTGAAGGCTCACCTTGGGAGTTTGTTGGCCTTTTGCCCCTTTTTGATCCTCCAAGGCACGACAGTGCTGAAACTATCCGTAAAGCTCTTGAACTTGGTGTTGCAGTCAAGATGATCACTGGTGACCAACTTGCCATCGGTAAGGAAACTGCACGTAGGCTTGGCATGGGAACCAACATGTATCCTTCTTCAGCTCTTCTTGGAGAGCACAAGGATGCAGCCATTGCTTCAATTCCAGTCGATGAGCTAATTGAAAAGGCAGATGGTTTTGCTGGAGTCTTCCCAGAGCATAAATACGAGATCGTGAAGAAGCTCCAAGATATGAAACACATTTGTGGTATGACGGGAGACGGAGTGAATGATGCACCAGCACTCAAGAAGGCAGACATTGGTATTGCTGTGGATGATGCAACAGATGCTGCTAGAAGTGCATCTGATATCGTCTTGACTGAGCCAGGTCTTAGTGTCATCGTGAGTGCTGTGCTAACAAGTAGAGCCATCTTCCAGAGGATGAAGAACTACACAATCTATGCAGTTTCCATCACAATCCGTGTAGTGATGGGATTCATGCTCATTGCCCTTATCTGGAAGTTCGACTTCTCTCCCTTCATGGTCCTTATCATTGCCATACTCAATGATGGAACCATCATGACCATCTCTAAGGACAGGGTTGTGCCATCTCCATTGCCCGACTCATGGAAACTCAATGAAATCTTTGCCACTGGTGTTGTCCTCGGAACCTACCAAGCTATCATGACTGTTGTGTTCTTCTACCTTGCAGCTGACACTGATTTCTTCACT GAAAACTTCCATGTTCGATCAATCAGAAACTCTCCAAATGAGCTTACAGCTGCACTTTACCTTCAAGTGAGTATCATCAGTCAAGCTCTCATCTTCGTGACCAGGTCACGAAGCTGGTCCTTTGTGGAACGCCCTGGCCTTATGCTCGTAGGAGCTTTCTTTGCAGCCCAATTG GTTGCAACAGTGCTTGCTGTATATGCAGACTGGGAATTTGCCAGGATCAAGGGAGTTGGCTGGGGATGGGCAGCAGTCATCTGGGTCTACACTATTATTACCTACTTACCTCAAGATGTTCTTAAATTCATCATCCGTTTCGGCTTGAGTGGAAGGGCATGGGACACAATGATCCAAAACAAG ACTGCCTTCACAACCAAAAAGGACTATGGAAGGGGTGAGAGGGAAGCACAATGGGCTCTAGCTCAACGTACACTTCATGGTCTCCAGACACCTGAAGCCGCTAGCCTATTCAATGACAAAAACTACAGGGAACTGTCTGAGATTGCTGAACAAGCTAAGCGTCGTGCTGAAGTTGCAAGGTTGAGGGAGCTCCACACACTTAAGGGACATGTTGAATCAGTTGTCAAGCTAAAGGGACTAGATATTGAAACCATTCAACAACACTACACTGTCTAA